The following coding sequences are from one Acipenser ruthenus chromosome 7, fAciRut3.2 maternal haplotype, whole genome shotgun sequence window:
- the LOC117415508 gene encoding cytochrome P450 2C8-like: protein MELSASLVLAACVVVLLVFLIRRDSGKKYNLPPGPSPLPVIGNLHQLDIKCLFQCFAKLSERYGPVMTVYLGSQRMVVLNGFEAVWEALQDHADEFSGRAHIPIMERLTEGYGLLVSNGERWRQLRRFSLTTLRNYGMGKRSIEEWIQEEARNLVEEFRKNVGSPCDPTFFLSRAVSNVICSMVFGERFEYQDKNFIRLLGLINSTFRLITSPWTQIYNTFPRVLSCLPGPHNRVLENVKELKAFIAEMIERHKQELKPDSPRDYIDSFLVKIQEEKESPSSEFHDKSMLNSVLNLFAAGTETTSTTLRYGLLLLIKYPHFQDRVQQEIDSVVGRDRPPAMEDRRKMPITDATIHEIQRFADIVPLNIPHKTTRDTSFRGYSIPEGTVVLPVLHSVLYDETQWSSPNSFDPTNFLDENSSFRKNRAFLPFSTGKRSCAGEGLARMELFLFFTTLLQNLSFRSQGDPGKMDVTPEVSTFSKVPRRFELIVRSR from the exons ATGGAGCTGTCCGCTAGCCTCGTCCTCGCTGCTTGTGTCGTGGTTTTACTAGTTTTTCTAATCCGTAGAGATTCGGGGAAGAAATACAACCTGCCTCCTGGTCCCTCACCGCTCCCTGTCATTGGAAACTTACACCAGTTGGACATCAAGTGTCTGTTTCAATGTTTTGCCAaa TTAAGCGAGCGTTACGGTCCTGTGATGACAGTGTACCTGGGCTCCCAGCGCATGGTGGTTCTGAATGGGTTTGAGGCGGTGTGGGAGGCGCTGCAGGATCACGCAGACGAGTTCTCTGGGAGAGCGCACATCCCCATCATGGAAAGGCTCACAGAAGGATACG GTCTGCTTGTGAGTAATGGGGAGAGATGGAGACAGCTACGTCGGTTTTCCTTGACGACGCTCCGGAATTATGGGATGGGCAAGCGAAGCATCGAGGAGTGGATCCAGGAGGAGGCTCGGAATCTCGTGGAGGAATTCAGGAAAAACGTAG GCTCCCCTTGTGACCCCACTTTCTTCCTGAGCCGAGCGGTTTCCAACGTGATCTGCTCCATGGTTTTTGGGGAGCGGTTCGAGTACCAGGATAAGAACTTCATCCGATTGCTGGGTCTCATCAACAGCACCTTCCGCTTAATAACCAGCCCCTGGACCCAG ATTTACAACACTTTCCCGAGAGTCCTGAGCTGTCTGCCCGGGCCTCACAATAGAGTATTGGAGAACGTCAAGGAGCTGAAAGCCTTCATCGCGGAGATGATCGAGAGACACAAACAGGAGTTGAAGCCGGATTCCCCGAGAGACTACATCGACAGCTTCCTCGTCAAAATACAGGAG GAAAAGGAGAGTCCTTCTTCTGAGTTCCACGACAAAAGCATGCTGAATTCGGTTTTGAACCTCTTCGCAGCCGGGACAGAGACCACGAGCACAACCCTGCGATATGGACTGCTGCTTCTCATCAAATACCCCCACTTTCAGG ACAGGGTTCAGCAGGAGATCGACTCTGTGGTCGGTCGGGATCGCCCCCCCGCCATGGAGGATCGCAGAAAGATGCCGATCACAGACGCCACGATCCACGAAATACAGAGATTCGCGGACATCGTGCCACTAAACATTCCGCACAAGACCACACGGGACACCAGCTTCCGGGGGTACAGCATTCCTGAG GGCACGGTGGTCTTGCCAGTGCTTCACTCGGTCCTGTATGACGAGACGCAGTGGAGTTCCCCCAACTCCTTCGATCCCACAAACTTCCTGGATGAAAACAGTAGCTTCCGGAAAAACCGTGCTTTCCTGCCCTTCTCCACAG GGAAGCGCTCCTGTGCTGGGGAGGGTCTAGCCCGTATGGAGCTCTTCCTGTTCTTCACGACGCTCCTGCAGAATCTCTCCTTCCGCTCCCAGGGGGATCCTGGGAAGATGGACGTGACTCCGGAGGTCAGCACTTTCAGCAAAGTGCCACGGCGCTTCGAGCTCATCGTGCGCAGCCGATAG